Below is a window of Pochonia chlamydosporia 170 chromosome 7, whole genome shotgun sequence DNA.
CTCGGGCCAAGCGTGTCGGTCAGGATTACGTCTTCGTCTATGGCGGTTCCATACGAATGCTATGAATGTGCCGAcggagaagacggcgataAGAGGTATGATGACCCAGACGAAGGGCTCTGTGGACATGCCACCGCCGCTGCTGCTAGTGGTCGACATGTCGAGTGTACCTAGGAATTACCCAGGCGTTGATGTGATGTCTCAAATCGGATAGTTTGTAGAATTTGTCGGGTTTTTAGCATTTGCAGGTGTCGAAAAACGTTTTATGCCGGTTAGAATAGTCGATACTCGACGGTTGCGGTTCTCGTAATTGTGCCCAAGCTGGTGATACCTCGTCTTCTTGATACAGGCCGGGTATCCCACCAGCAAACAAACACCACTAACAAAAACCGAAATCGAAAAGACAGTCGATTTTTTTGTACCAATGTTTCAACACTGGCAGTATATAAATGCCGTCATCCCAAACCACGGCAGCGCAAGTGCCGAGATTGAATCACGAGCCGGTGATGTCAAGGTCTTGGACATCATTGCACGAAGCGGACACAACCCACCTTTTTATCCCACCAAGACCGCACCAGTATCTCATGCCAAAACGGCTGACAACCCACGGCACGTACGGGACTTGCATGGAGGGGAGCAGCTTAGCACCCAAGGTAGACCACGCAATCCGATTTAGCTTTTGCAGCGAGGCACAGCGAACACGCAGCTCAGCAACAAGAATACGCACATGGTGGCGAAACGAGACCCGGGCGTGAACCTTGCGGAGCGGCTATGGTTTACGCCTTCTGGATCCGTGGCAGCCAGGAATGAGCAACGGAGGGCCTCCAGGAAGGGCCAGGCAATTTTTCGGGCTGCTTTTGGTGCACCATCTGGAGCTATTATCAGGATGGCGTTGGTCGGCCTGTATGACGGGTGTAGCGGGGACAAgattggagttggaggaggagcagatCGATCGGTGGTTGGGCGGGCGAGTggagaagagtctggtcttAGTGGTCTGGTTGGGCATGTACTGGCTGTTTTCAGGTGTCGTGGTCGATTTTTGGTGACTTGACTGGAAAAATTCAACCTGGTCGGCTCGGACaagaccaggccaggctgTTCCAGTTACTAACTTGACTGGACACGGCTCGTTCGGGTTTACGGCACTTCAATGGAATCAAAATCCTTGCAAGCAGATCGACCTCATTGTCCCAGgaatacctacctaggtaggcgATTGGCACGTAGATTTTACATCACACATCAAATGTTATCTCCGGCATTGCCAACTCAAGATGCCCTTCCCCATTTCCCACAATTTGTCATGACAAGCACTGCCATAAATCTGCAAATACGACAGAATGACAGCCTCTGTTGTCAAATATGCCCCTCTGGCTCACCCACAGCATCCTGCAGCCAGTTTAGCCATGTCGTTTCAGTGACGATAGGTGAGGCTTCAGGTCAGAAGCAAGGCCAAAGTTAATGGACCGTAGCCGCCTCGTATTGCAATCCGCCCTGGTGGCCGCAGAATCGGCCAATATCAGTTACAGAAAGTTTGTTGGGTAATTATGCTCTTTGCGTCGGGAGAGACCCAACGTATTCGAGCTGTgaagtgctcaagtggagTAATAGCCCAATTCTTGGAGTATTCAGATATGCAAGGCGTACTGGTCAATAGTCTATTAATCTATCACCTGTGGTGCAGAACTATCCCGCAATTTGGTATCATAGATATCATGAAAGTTTGTTCTGATACCAAAACATGCGTAATCTTGCATATAactacagtggggggtcaaaagtattcGAACAAGGGAAGgaaggtatcgcatatcaCGTTATGTGCTaaggcatattgagctgtgttagtgtatacttggatatgttcaaatacctttgaccacagactgcagAACCACGTATTACGCCACCAGCGTGATAAGATATCGTTCACTGTCGTTCCTCACGAACCACTGAAACCGTACGGAAATGTCAACTATTGCACGAAAATACACCCATCAGCAATTACATCAAAATTACACAACTCCCTCATTCAGAGTCCAACATTCAAAAAGTCCACAGCACAAATATTCGTCAAGCCATGGCCATATCAGCTTGTTAGCCCACCGAGGCTGAGGACCCACATCTCTTCACGCCTGTCACAAATGTCAGCTCCAGTCCCGACAACTTCACAACTCTCATAGCTGCATCACCGACACCAACTACTCGCCAGTAACCCCCAGGCGCAATCCCAACATGCCACGCGCAATTCGAGGTTCGCCCCATTCTTTTCCCCTGTCCTTACTCCAGAATCCCCGAATCGTTGACGCCAACTAACCAACACCAGGCGTGCTCATCGAGTGCGATCCATCGATAAAATCCATCATAGTAAACATCGACAGCGCCAACCATGATTTTATTATCGAGGACCTAGATGAGGAACGCGTCGTAGTCAAGGAGAACATGGTCCCCCTACTTAAGCAAAAGCTCGAAGACGTGCGtttcaccaccacatcaacattctCGCCCTACGAACTACAACTAACCATCTTTCTACAAAGCGCCTCAAGGAAAATCTCCCCCCCATCGATGAATCAGGTTCCGAATAACACAAAATACAACACGACACATCTATTCTTATAAACTACAACTTCTCAAACGTAggcttcttcttcgaaaACACACTCATCAACGCACTCGGCACATCACCCGCCTGCAGCGCCACCGAATTCCAAATAGTCGTATATCTCAGCGCCGCCGCCGTGCCATTCTCCCTCCCATAATTCAAAAGCTCCTTCGTGCCCTGCACCGCAACGGGACTCTTCTCCGCCAACCGGCCTGCCATCTCCAGCGCCGCCTGCACCGTCCGCTCCTTATCCTCGTGCACCTGGCTCACGAAGCCGACCTGCAGCGCCTCGCGAGCGTCAAAGTCCCTGGCAGACATGCATACGTCCTTGACCCACGACGTAGAGCCCACAATCTTGGGTAGACGAGCCAGCGTGCCGATATCCGCCGCGAGCCCAATGTCCACCTCCTTGACGGCGAAGCGGGTATTCGAGGCCGCGAGACGGACGTCCGCGCAGCACGAGATGTCGATGGCGAGACCTAGCGAGACGGCGTGGAGGACACAGATCACCGCTAGACAAGTTAGCATAGACCAATAGACTACAAAGAGGAACACATACGCTTCTCACACTTCTCCATCTCGGAAATACAAGTCTGAAACTCCTCAATATGCCCCCTCAAAGCCTTCGCCTTCCTCGCGGGGTCCAGATCCCCCCCCTCTCCAGACAACGGCCCCTCAGAGCTCGCAGCCGAAACATCCAAACCCGCCGTAAAAGCCCTATCGCCCGCGCcgctcaacaccacaacccGCACGTCCGAATCATCGCTAAGCTGGCGGAACACACGGCCGAATTCAAGCCACACTGCTCTCGAGAAGGCGTTCAGTTTTGCAGGGCGGTTGATTTCGAGATGTGCGACAAAGGGCGAGGGAAAGGTCACCCGCATGAATTCGTAGGAGGAGTAGGCGGACgccatggtggtggaagtggaCAGCGGTTAAAAGAAGGGCGCCTGCAATTGATTGGTCTTGTAGAATTCTCCCACGATATAAAACTCGTGCTGCGCTGCTTCAATTTAAATGTAGTCACGGCTATGATGGAGCTTGAATTTAGAGGTCCATCGTCAAGTCGGTTGCGCCGCCGGTTGCGATGAGCTAATCGCCGCGGAGCCGAGGCTCTGTTCACTTCGTCTCCACTTTCCCCAGTCTGCATGAAGTGTCAACCTCACATGCAAAGGGTCCATACCAATTCTTCCAAGCATCCGTCCGTTTGGGCTTTGATATTTGATACTTTGCTAACACTTGGTGTGATGCGAATGCGAACTTGAACCCACTCTGAAAATTGCCATACATCTGAGTATTGGCTATCCCGTATTTGTTAACAAAGGAGTGATATCGTGGTTCCACTGATAGAATTCATGCCCTGAAACACGGCAGGCATGCCAGCTCCAAGTCCGTTAACTTCTATTGCTGTCAAGATTCACTCCCATTGTCAAGTCGATAAATTATCTTTTATGAACATTGCGGCCGTAGCCTAACATGGATTACTACCGTTACCTCAAGGCCAAGCAGTCAATCTGACCACTAGCCAAGCGAACCACTACGAAGCAAAGTGTCGATTTGATAACCATTAACAGTACATAGCCTCCCTCTCCAAGGTTCAGACAGTTTTTGTCATTGTGCCTGCACCAAACTGATTTACATGCCCTGTCCTTGCCCGCGCAAAAAAAGAGTTAAAAAAGCAGAAACCAACCAATTCCATCGCGGCCATTTTCAGACGGTATTCACAGAAGCAAGGTGCCGCACAGAGTGAAAAGGACTGTAAGGCCAGTGACGATATAAGGTGCCTTATCAACGGCGCCAAGGGTCGAGACACCTGCGCTGTCGGACTCCTTAGCTCCGCCGCTGCCAGTGGGAGATGCTGAGCCGCCAGTGACGCTAGCGGTAGCGGTACCGCTGTCACCAGCGTTCTGGGAACCATCGCCATCGAGGTCAAAGCCAGGGCCCTGGCCGGCGCCGCTCTTCATATACTTTTGAGCCTGATCGGGCATCTGAGGGACGAGGCTGGGGTTAACCTGCCATCCAGCATCAGACGTAGGGCAACTGGCGGAGTGGGTGGTCGAAGCAGCACCGCCGGCGCCAGTGGGGGCAGGATTGGCCTTGAGAGCAGACTTGAAGGCGTCGTACTCATCCATTTTCTCGACAGTCTTGGCCTTGAGGCCGCCCTTGAGCTGAACGATGCCGTACTTGTTGTCCTCATACGAGTACTCGTACATCAGACCACCAGAGTAGACCCCAGTCATTTCGCTGTCCATCATGGCAGCAACCTCCTCAAACTTACGAGGCCGGTTGTCAATACATCCGTACTCGGACAAGCTGTAAGATAATACCGTCAGTCTTTGATTCACTGCGCCCAATGCGGGTGGAAACTGCAACTTACAAGATAGCAATGCCGTAGTCGGTGAAGTTCTTAACCTTCTGGTCCCAGCCTGCctgcttgaagttggtgttgcacCAAGAGTAGTCGTTGAAAGCGAAGAAATCGGATCGCATGTCATCGGAGCCGCAGTTCATGTAAAGAGCTGTCTGCATTCGGTTGGAAGAGACATCGGCAGCGGAGTAGCCGACTGGAACCTTGCGGAGACCACGGGAGTTCATGTAGTTCTTCATGTCACGAGTAACAGCCTTGACATAGGGAGCAGACTTGTCGGTGTTCTTTTCGTCGTTGATGACCTCGTTACCGGAGAAAAAGGCAAGAGTGTTGGGGTATTTGGCGAACATCTCGACGGTGGCAAAGACACTCTGGAGGTACTTGGCATTGTACGAGGGACCGGGGTTGCCACGGTTGATGGAGTACTTGGGGTTGTTGACATCGAGGACCAGATAAATACCGGCATCCTGAAGAGCCTTCATGCACTTGTCgtggttgagcttgttgtCGACAGCATAGACACGGATTGTGTTGACACCAAGGTCCTTGAAGTTCTCAATATCGCGGAGACAGACGTCAGTGTCGCCAAGAGGATCCTCGTTGGCTGAAGAGCCGCCGGGCTGATAGTCAATACCGCGCAGGTAGAATCGCTCCTTGCCTTTCCAGAAAGCTGGACAAATGATGTTAGCACAAGTCTGGTTAAAGACGCCAGATAGTCGAGGCGGAGAAAGCCGTGAGGAGTACCACCGCCAGGTATCCAGGCGAATATAAAGCGCGTCTACATGTTTAGAATAGAGGGAACTGAGGTGGCTTACCGTTGCCGGAAACTGTGACGGTAGGGAAGGTATCGCGCTTGGTGGGAGGCTCCTGTTCGGTGGGAGTCGGCGATGCGCTGACGGCGCCAATGGCAGCCAGGGCCGACGCAAATACGAAGCCCTTCATGTTCAATTGCTATCAGGCGGTAAGGCAAACGGTATCAAGTACAGTTGTCGTGATTTTAATGGTACGAATTGATGGTAATAAAATCCCCGAGAGAGTGGAGGGAAGTCAGCGAGAGGAAGTCAGCGAGGCCGAAATAATTAATAGCCAGGCGTACAAATtagaaagaaaagaagaagaaaaagtgAAAGGTCCAACAACGAGGGAGTTGGAACAATGCCAATGAAGTGGAAGCCGCACGAAGAAGTAACCAGCAAggtgttgttggaagagAGAAGGAGGTTCTACAAGAGGGAGGCGCGAGAGAGAGGGGAGGACATACTGTATGGAAGGACGGACCTTcacagccagccaacatgagACTTGCGCGTGCATGTACCAAAAGTCCAAGACAGCACTACTGACATGCCAGAGTTGGACTGGGTCCAGGCACAACCATTCATGTTCAATGTCCAATACACCAGACTGACCATACCGGTGGAGGCTTGAAGCTGGTCACTGTGCGACTTGGCGGTTGAAAAGGCATCAGGGGGTGTGGCCATCAATTGCTACTCGAGAGATCGCCCATGTTGTTTCTGCTCCCTCCCTCTTGCCAGCATCTCAGGGGTGCCTCGATTGATCCACGCACCACCACTCCAAAACAATGCCTCTAGTCACCCTCTCGTGCCATCCTCCTGTGCCATTCGAACCTTCAAACCTCCTCTCGCAGGAATCTGGCCAGGGACACGGAACAATGGCTTGCCCATTCAACGGCACTGAGCCACTTTCCCACCCATGTTACTGGTCAATCCACGCTGGTGGTGGATAAACGGGACAACACAAGAAGCGCCGCCAAGCTCGTTTTGACTGCTCGCCAAACCTTGAGAGACGCGGGTATTCCAAGTCGACCAAATTCAAAGCCACAGGATCTAAGCGGACGAGTCGTCCTCAAACAGTAACGGGGCATAACCAATATTAATCGTGATCGGATGCCACGGATTCACTCTAGGAGAATTCGGTGTCTACCAATATTGGAAAAGCAAGTCCTCACGAGTCCCTCCTGATCTATTCCTGATCCATCTGTCAAGACGAGAAGGGAGATGGAGCCACAACTGATTTGTTTTCCAGGGATACAGTGTGAATGAAACTTCATGCTGCCGCCTCATTAACCCCATTTGCATGATTGCGACGTCTGATTCCCATGCCGCTAAGTATGCGGGAACAGTTGTAGGCTCAGGCTCCTATGCCAATTTGCTATGCACGACTCTACATGATCGAGTTCTACTGATTGTTCAAACAGAATCCCTGGCACGACTGCTTGAGAGAGACCGAGTTCGTGTTCTATCGGGCCTGATTGCGTTGGCTTACTCTCTCAACCAGTTCAGCGCAAATTTGCTTGCATTCGCTGCACACATGCAACACCTGTCCATCTTCAACTACGACACGATGGGTACTACAGACAATGTTTGTTGATTTCCATCTTAGCCGGCCAACAATGTCAACTAGTTGCGAAATAGTTGCCCTTCTGCGCCTCGATGTCTTGAAACGAGTCGCCCATCAGTTACAGATTCATGATCCATGCCCGATCGTCCCCGTCCGAGCCAGGCCTGCCCCTGAAACCCACTGCCACCCATCCGCAACTTCTCCACACTGTATGAGGGTTGGCGGGAGAGGGGGTGCGTGAACAATCCTGGGACACGCAAACACGACCATTCCCTTTCCACCCGCTGCTGGATACGTCAGGCGTGCTGgagagcagtctggtgggtgTAAAATTTCACATCTAGCAgtcctggtctggtgtgtgcACAGCCTCGCTCGTGTTAGGGACCAAACGAAGCCAAGTCATTGTAAATGTTCCATTTCTTCCAAACCGACGGGGTCAATACGCACCTTTTCTATAGTTAGAACACTCATCCACTTAACCCGGTAACAGGTACGGGCAACCATACCAAGCGTCTCGTCACTATGAGTGTTCCGTCTCAAGGTAGCAAGCACATCTTGACTCAGCGGCCAGTTCAAGACTCTTGAAATGCAGATAGCCGTCAAGACCCTCACTCCCAGGCTCACCACACGTCATTGAGGGTCGTCCAGCAAGGGTTCACACGAGAGCCAAGGGTTGTTTCGCTACCCCATCTCTTCCCTGGCTAGTCTGACCGTGAGGCTTTACGCGCCTGTTGCTTTGGACATTACCCTTATCCACTTTGTAGCGCGATCGTCAGGGGCGTTTCCAGTTGAATCTCGAACCGGCATTCGGCACTCAAGAGGCGTAAATAATTGATGGTCAGTTCATGATAGTGATGCGTTGTTTTTGAGAGAACTTGTCTTAATCGTCTGTTCTCGGCGTGTAAGATGATGCTGGCCTTCTAGGCTATAATGGAGGCTAGGTTCGATCCGTAACGCCGCCAACGGTATCTTGGTGTGGTGTAGTTGACGTTCGTAAAACCCTGTTGCCAAGACTCTAGTTGAACGTAATCGCTCGTTAATCTTAGTGGTGCAGTCTCTACTAAAATAATGTCCCAGCATTAGGCGAATATTTTGTCACAATAGGCAACTCGACAAATAAGCAAACGTTAACATGGACTATTTTGACACATTAGGTGACAACTTTCTTTACCGTCATCCGCAGGCTACATTGTGTTCCGTATGGACTCACGAACATACAGTTGCCCATCCTGACGCGACTATTTCATACTAAGGCGGGCAAATACTTATGACCACAGGTTGTAGCTCTGCTACCAATATCGCATCTGCCATCTCAATAGCCGCATTTGGTATCTGCAGTCCGACACGAGAAACATCTCCTCAGTCACAGGTAACATCACCGACAAGGCAAACACGGTGCAACAAGTTCAAGACTATGCATTCCCAAGGGAATCTACCCAAACAAATTCGTCCTCTACAACTCAGGAACGTCAAAGAGTTCCGGTAAACCACCCCAATTCCCCTTGGTTCTCTCCTCCCAGTATCCCTCCTTACCAGTCTTAATCTTCCATACCTCCTCCCCATCAGGACTATCGTCCGCCTTCACGAACCACCTTGGCCGATGAACATCCCCCCTGTCTTCCATCTCTCGGCGCCGAGCACGCtgcgcctcctccaagtTGTGTTTCCACTTCTCGGCGTCGTCCAAGTCGCCCTTCTCAGCGAGGCGTTGATCCGGACGCAGTCGCGTGTCCGTAGGGGCCATTTTATCCTTTTCGATTTCGGTGATTTCATTGAGACGAGCGGCAAAGAGCGTCATGCCGTAGGTTTGGGATGGGTTGTCCACCATTTTGCCGGCCTGCCAGATTTCCTCGCTGGCTGCTTTGCCGGGACCGACGGTTTTGAGGCTGCCGGTCCATGTGCCGGTTAGACCGCTGCCAGTGTCGCTGCCGTCGGGACTAAATGTAGTGACGTGAACGTCTTCGGCCCGCCCGCCAAACATGCCTTTGCTTTTGAACTCGACGCTGGCTTTGTGGCCGGTTGTGTCGTTGGATACGTGCATTGTTCCTACGGGCTCGACGTACTTTTCGCCCATGACGACGTTCCGGAGGAACATGGTTGCAATGTTCCAAGAATATAGCTCGTCGTTGCCGTCTGCCAAGCGCAGGACGACTCGCACGCGGCCCTCTGTGGTAATTTCGGCGCTCTTGCCCCAGAACTTTTGCCCAGGAGCGGGTGAGTGGGAGAATGACCAGTTTGCCGAGTCAGCTTGCATGGCTAGCCTGACGGGTCGATGCTGAACCTTTTCTACGAGAAGTCGGAAACCACCTGGAATATCCCTGCTTGTCCTGACAAGTTCAAACGTTTCACCAAGGAGGGGGTTGAACGGTTTGCGAATAGCTCGTTCCTTGGCTCGGCCGCCGCTGAATTGAGATACTGCAAATGCGGCGACAAAGAGTAGTCGTTCTGTTGCGCTCTTCTGCCTAGCCGCCTTGTCCAACAGTTGGGCATATTCGAGTGGCTCAGCAACCTTCTGGAGTAGGGAGATGGGTTCATTGGCGGACACAGGCATACTGATCGTGCTAAGATCCTTTCCGACATTCTTGCGAACGAATGCAATTAGACTAGGTGGTTGGACTAGGGCAGGTGGAATTCCGGTTCTTCGAGTGATGGCTTGGTCTAGAGGGAGAGGTGTGAGATTTTTCGGCCGAACAGGATAGACGTCGCCAGCCCCTTCTGCACCGACTccctcttcatcctcgatTGAGGAAATGGACGAGCTTTCGTGAATGGATTCCTCTTCGGCATCGGTTTCTGGTGATTCGTCTTCGCTACCATCAATCTTGACAACACCAGATTTTGCATCCTCGGCATCAAAGAATTCGTCTGTGGATGTTGTTTCAATGCTCATACGAGAAGCGCCTCCGGCGGATGGAGGGTGAGGCAAACGGCGTCGCTTACTATTCGCGATCAGGGCGGTAAACTCGGAGACAACGGAATCGAGATCGGCTAGTAGAGCTTCGCAGTGACCATGCAGAGACTTCTCCTCCTGGGTTACACCACGAGACCTTCGCTTAGACGCGCGACGGGTAATAGTATCTGCGGCACCAGTGGTGCCTCCTGGTGATGGCAGAGCCGGAGAGGATAGCGAGTTTTGTTGAGCAGATGTTGGGTTGAGGCCAGATGCACTAGATTTGCGCTTCCAGAATGACTTCTTTTCCGCTGCTGGCGGGAAGTAACCATCCTTTCCATCTTCGTTTGAGATTACAGAACCAGGGGACAAAAACTGTCCACTAGGTGACGGTTTCGGCAATTGGGCAACTTCCTTGGTCAACCGGCGGAGGGCATCCCTTGTTCCTACTACACGACTGACAAGGGTCTCAACTTGCTGCCATTCAACGTTTTCGGTCTGGCATAATTCCGGCGTCTGCTTAAGCACGCGGCCATCGAGCTTCAAAGTGGGCTTTGACGGCTTGGTGAGTGTCTCGAGGCCGCGAGCGAGGCGACTAGCTCGCTCCAGTGCTCGCGCCCAGTCCTGAAACTCCCTGTCATTTGGCGCCCTCAGATGCCAAACCTCGGCCCCGGAATCAATGCTGATTTCTCTGCGTCTCTCATcagcggcaatggcagctAGACTAAGAGGAATGGCTCCGCGCAAGGCAGACGAGTTTCGGTTGTAGTAGTACGATAGAGTGCAAGTCGAATAATCcagcgagaagaagcggCGGGCATAGCCCTGTCCCTTCTTGCGACGTCTCTTGGAGAGCGTGCCGACGTGATAGGCCAGAGGCGCACCAGTAGTGTCGCTCTTGCCGGCTGAAGAAGTTGCTCGTCCACGTCCATGGCTCGGGAGACTATCTACGGATGCCGAGGGACCGTTCTCATTGTTTGGGCTAGTATGCTTTcccagactggactggctgtTCTGAGCATTCGGCAACTGCAGGTTGGGCAGGTGATTCGTCGTCTGGGGCGGGGCGCCGGTTGGATAGGTGAGAACAACGAATGTAGCCGTCTTGGAGGTTTGCTTGGAAAAGGTGTTGTCGAAAACTAGCCCGTACATGCCGCCATCGCCAGGGTGAACATCGTGTGTACCCCTGGAGACCTTGTCCGCCTCGCACTTCCCATGCCAAGAGATGGGGATGAAGCCCTTGCCGATTAAGAGGTCTTGCGCTGTAGTCTCCTTTTTGGGGAATCGACTGCCTTTGCCATCCGTGGTTCCGTGAATTGGACCGCCGTCGAGCTCGTCACCGTTCGCGGCGAGGATGGTAGTTGCGCCGCTGCCTGGATGCTTCACAATGCCAAAGTTACTGTTGTAGTAAAAGTGTCAGCAATGTTTGCGGTCGTAGGAGCTGTGTTATTTGACATTCGGTCTCGAAGGcactgacatggacttcTTGTTCGGCTGCACACTCCA
It encodes the following:
- a CDS encoding enoyl-CoA hydratase/isomerase family protein (similar to Metarhizium acridum CQMa 102 XP_007808939.1), which gives rise to MASAYSSYEFMRVTFPSPFVAHLEINRPAKLNAFSRAVWLEFGRVFRQLSDDSDVRVVVLSGAGDRAFTAGLDVSAASSEGPLSGEGGDLDPARKAKALRGHIEEFQTCISEMEKCEKPVICVLHAVSLGLAIDISCCADVRLAASNTRFAVKEVDIGLAADIGTLARLPKIVGSTSWVKDVCMSARDFDAREALQVGFVSQVHEDKERTVQAALEMAGRLAEKSPVAVQGTKELLNYGRENGTAAALRYTTIWNSVALQAGDVPSALMSVFSKKKPTFEKL
- a CDS encoding 1,3-beta-glucanosyltransferase gel1 (similar to Verticillium alfalfae VaMs.102 XP_003008852.1), with the translated sequence MKGFVFASALAAIGAVSASPTPTEQEPPTKRDTFPTVTVSGNAFWKGKERFYLRGIDYQPGGSSANEDPLGDTDVCLRDIENFKDLGVNTIRVYAVDNKLNHDKCMKALQDAGIYLVLDVNNPKYSINRGNPGPSYNAKYLQSVFATVEMFAKYPNTLAFFSGNEVINDEKNTDKSAPYVKAVTRDMKNYMNSRGLRKVPVGYSAADVSSNRMQTALYMNCGSDDMRSDFFAFNDYSWCNTNFKQAGWDQKVKNFTDYGIAIFLSEYGCIDNRPRKFEEVAAMMDSEMTGVYSGGLMYEYSYEDNKYGIVQLKGGLKAKTVEKMDEYDAFKSALKANPAPTGAGGAASTTHSASCPTSDAGWQVNPSLVPQMPDQAQKYMKSGAGQGPGFDLDGDGSQNAGDSGTATASVTGGSASPTGSGGAKESDSAGVSTLGAVDKAPYIVTGLTVLFTLCGTLLL
- a CDS encoding oxysterol-binding protein (similar to Coccidioides immitis RS XP_001248263.1), producing the protein MAGIEKLEVHSKSYIVRWVRVDEDNTLSWSVQPNKKSINFGIVKHPGSGATTILAANGDELDGGPIHGTTDGKGSRFPKKETTAQDLLIGKGFIPISWHGKCEADKVSRGTHDVHPGDGGMYGLVFDNTFSKQTSKTATFVVLTYPTGAPPQTTNHLPNLQLPNAQNSQSSLGKHTSPNNENGPSASVDSLPSHGRGRATSSAGKSDTTGAPLAYHVGTLSKRRRKKGQGYARRFFSLDYSTCTLSYYYNRNSSALRGAIPLSLAAIAADERRREISIDSGAEVWHLRAPNDREFQDWARALERASRLARGLETLTKPSKPTLKLDGRVLKQTPELCQTENVEWQQVETLVSRVVGTRDALRRLTKEVAQLPKPSPSGQFLSPGSVISNEDGKDGYFPPAAEKKSFWKRKSSASGLNPTSAQQNSLSSPALPSPGGTTGAADTITRRASKRRSRGVTQEEKSLHGHCEALLADLDSVVSEFTALIANSKRRRLPHPPSAGGASRMSIETTSTDEFFDAEDAKSGVVKIDGSEDESPETDAEEESIHESSSISSIEDEEGVGAEGAGDVYPVRPKNLTPLPLDQAITRRTGIPPALVQPPSLIAFVRKNVGKDLSTISMPVSANEPISLLQKVAEPLEYAQLLDKAARQKSATERLLFVAAFAVSQFSGGRAKERAIRKPFNPLLGETFELVRTSRDIPGGFRLLVEKVQHRPVRLAMQADSANWSFSHSPAPGQKFWGKSAEITTEGRVRVVLRLADGNDELYSWNIATMFLRNVVMGEKYVEPVGTMHVSNDTTGHKASVEFKSKGMFGGRAEDVHVTTFSPDGSDTGSGLTGTWTGSLKTVGPGKAASEEIWQAGKMVDNPSQTYGMTLFAARLNEITEIEKDKMAPTDTRLRPDQRLAEKGDLDDAEKWKHNLEEAQRARRREMEDRGDVHRPRWFVKADDSPDGEEVWKIKTGKEGYWEERTKGNWGGLPELFDVPEL